One segment of Osmerus mordax isolate fOsmMor3 chromosome 28, fOsmMor3.pri, whole genome shotgun sequence DNA contains the following:
- the LOC136937851 gene encoding LOW QUALITY PROTEIN: serine/threonine-protein kinase prk-2-like (The sequence of the model RefSeq protein was modified relative to this genomic sequence to represent the inferred CDS: inserted 2 bases in 1 codon): MDRQKYSFYMNVCVXSLGSFEEKYVELSCLGQGGFGSVYAGLRIEDNLPVAVKHVPIDKVINTPVTLGAKLRQLPLEVVLLLIVGQGGADMAEKARGEEVRGEARFGGGGDGQAAVELLDWYELDQELIIVMERPVPAVELFDYIQERGGYLPEDQAKIILRQLVEAMVNFHSWGVLHRDIKPENLLVETGSAVPRIRVLDFGCGCIIQEAPYTEFLGTKMYIPPEWYLHGSYQAVPSAVWQLGVLLYNMLSGIFPFRTPDHVLYCDPIPTMDGFSRRKPRIHTQMRKINIHTHTEAHTCFLSCPEERPTLEEVLLHPWLHPEEERKAGRQKKRKRKERRDAESSRGGERKRKRVLEERQDSGESSTALTLEDASSSSSLSLSQGNTKRCRVDPRSPEVSPKNTTSTTMTSHGTHGRVGCGLDKDPEAKQGYMERETELGRARAVSTIPEMSDTALLPRGPLPVLPRGLVPVLPRSLVPVLPRSLVPVLPSTEPSAPPEPPAESWSTPAPPELSAHKKPSLGHHHRPPEHLCTSRRPPGLPPELARLFTLPPGRPPELPWPSSLPPGRPPDLPTKTIRDHRAQTLDPKKAVKGRLEQGSYGVR; the protein is encoded by the exons atggataGACAAAAATATTCATtctacatgaatgtgtgtgt atctctagGATCGTTTGAGGAGAAGTACGTGGAACTGAGCTGTCTTGGCCAAGGTGGCTTTGGCTCAGTCTACGCTGGACTCCGTATAGAGGACAACCTGCCT GTGGCAGTCAAGCATGTTCCCATTGATAAGGTGATAAATACACCTGTG ACCCTGGGTGCGAAGCTCCGCCAGCTCcccctggaggtggtgctcctaCTGATTGTAGGACAGGGTGGGGCGGACATGGCTGAGAAggccaggggtgaggaggtgaggggtgaggccaggtttggagggggaggagacggtCAGGCAGCAGTGGAGCTGCTGGACTGGTACGAGCTGGACCAAGAGCTCATTATAGTTATGGAGAGGCCTGTACCTGCCGTGGAACTGTTTGACTATATCCAGGAGCGAGGAGGATATCTCCCAGAGGATCAGGccaag aTCATCCTGAGGCAGCTGGTTGAGGCCATGGTCAATTTTCACTCTTGGGGTGTCCTCCACCGAGATATTAAGCCAGAGAACCTTCTGGTCGAGACCGGTTCTGCAGTTCCACGGATTAGGGTTCTGGACTTTggctgtggctgcattattcaaGAAGCACCCTACACCGAGTTCCTTG ggaccaAAATGTACATCCCTCCTGAATGGTACCTCCATGGTTCCTACCAGGCGGTTCCATCCGCTGTCTGGCAGCTGGGGGTACTGTTATATAACATGCTGTCTGGGATATTCCCCTTTCGCACACCCGACCACGTCCTTTATTGTGATCCTATCCCTACCATGGATGGGTTTTCCAGACGTAAGCCACGCATCCACACGCAGATgagaaaaataaacatacacactcacacagaggcacacacatgctttctgtct TGCCCCGAAGAACGGCCTACTCTAGAGGAAGTCCTTCTCCACCCGTGGCTGcatccagaggaggagaggaaagcagggagacagaaaaagagaaagagaaaggaaagaagagatgcagagagcagcagaggaggggagagaaagaggaagagagtgctggaagagagacaggattcGGGGGAGTCTTCGACGGCACTGACCCTTGAGGACGCCTCGTcttcgtcctccctctccctgtcccaggGCAACACCAAGAGGTGTAGGGTAGATCCCAGGAGCCCCGAGGTGTCCCCTAAAAACACCACTTCCACAACAATGACCTCACATGGTACACATGGAAGag TGGGATGCGGCCTAGACAAGGACCCAGAGGCAAAGCAGGGCTACatggaaagggagacagaacttGGCAG GGCCCGTGCTGTGTCCACCATCCCAGAAATGAGTGATACAGCACTGCTGCCCAGAGGCCCTCTGCCTGTGCTGCCCAGAGGCCTGGTGCCCGTGCTGCCCAGAAGCCTGGTGCCCGTGCTGCCCAGAAGCCTGGTGCCCGTGCTGCCCAGCACCgagccctctgctcctcctgagCCCCCAGCAGAGTCCTGGTCGACTCCAGCACCCCCAGAGCTCTCTGCACATAAGAAGCCCAGCCTTGGTCACCACCACCGACCCCCTGAGCACCTCTGCACATCCAGACGGCCTCCAGGTCTGCCTCCAGAGCTGGCCCGGCTTTTCACCCTGCCTCCTGGCCGGCCTCCAGAACTGCCCTGGCCTTCGTCCCTGCCCCCCGGTCGTCCTCCCGACCTCcccact AAAACAATTAGAGATCACAGAGCACAGACCCTGGATCCAAAGAAAGCTGTCAAAGGAAGGTTGGAACAAGGTTCTTATGGAGTCAGATGA